The Thermomonospora curvata DSM 43183 DNA segment ATCTCCCCGCCGAGGTCGAATCAGGGCAAGGATAAGCTTTCAGGCATGCGATCGTGGCCCGCCCCCGAGGTACCCAACCTGCCGGAAGCCGGACTGCCCGGCCCGGCGCTGCCGCTGCATCTCCACGACACCGCCACGGGCACGGTCCGGCCCACCCGGCCGGGCCCCACCGCGCGGATGTACGTGTGCGGCATCACCCCCTATGACGCCACGCACCTGGGGCATGCCGCCACCTATCTGGCCTTCGACCTGGTCAACCGGGTGTGGCGGGACGGCGGCCACAAGGTGTGCTACGTGCAGAACGTCACCGACGTCGACGATCCCCTTTTGGAACGCGCCGAGCAGACCGGGCAGGACTGGCGGGAGCTGGCCGACCGGGAGATCGCCCTGTTCCGCGACGACATGACCGCGCTGCGGATCCTGCCGCCGGACCACTACGTCGGCGCGGTGGAGGCGATCCCGCTGATCGTGGAGATGATCGAGCGGCTGCGCTCGCGCGGGGCCGTCTACGAGGTGAACGGCGACCTGTACTTCCCGATCTCCGCCGACCCCGATTTCGGGCGGGTCAGCGGGCTGACCACCGAGCAGATGCTGCCGCTGTTCGCCGAGCGCGGCGGCGACCCGCAGCGGCGCGGCAAGAAGGACCCGCTGGATGCGCTGCTGTGGCGGGCGCAGCGGCCGGGCGAGCCGAGCTGGGAGTCGCCCTTCGGCCCCGGCCGCCCCGGCTGGCACGTGGAGTGCTCGGCGATCTCCATCCACCACCTGGGCATGGCCTTCGACGTCGAGGGCGGCGGCTCGGACCTGGCCTTCCCGCACCATGAGATGAGCGCCTCGCACGCCCAGGTCGCCACCGGGCGGCACCCGCACGCCAAGGCCTACGTGCACACCGGCATGGTCGG contains these protein-coding regions:
- the mshC gene encoding cysteine--1-D-myo-inosityl 2-amino-2-deoxy-alpha-D-glucopyranoside ligase, which encodes MRSWPAPEVPNLPEAGLPGPALPLHLHDTATGTVRPTRPGPTARMYVCGITPYDATHLGHAATYLAFDLVNRVWRDGGHKVCYVQNVTDVDDPLLERAEQTGQDWRELADREIALFRDDMTALRILPPDHYVGAVEAIPLIVEMIERLRSRGAVYEVNGDLYFPISADPDFGRVSGLTTEQMLPLFAERGGDPQRRGKKDPLDALLWRAQRPGEPSWESPFGPGRPGWHVECSAISIHHLGMAFDVEGGGSDLAFPHHEMSASHAQVATGRHPHAKAYVHTGMVGLDGQKMSKSLGNLVFVSRLRADGADPMAVRLALLAHHYRSDWEWTGEDLPRATARLERWRAAVQLPAGPPAAAVAAEVRRHLSQDLDAPSALVTVDRWAEQALAGAGERDPAAPAQVRAVVDALLGVAL